The Xylophilus rhododendri region CGGCTGGGGGTGCGGGCCCGGCGCACGGCCGCGGGGGCTGGCAGTGGCGGCGCAGGAGCGGCCGGTGCCAGGCGGCCCGGTCTGCAGGAGGCGGTGGTCGCTCAGGTGGCGCAGGTCGCGAGCCAGGGGCCGGCTTCGCCGCGCGCGCTGCTGGATGCTTTCCTGCGCGGCGTGCTGGTGCATGTTTTCGGCGAGCAGGTGGGCGAGCAAGTGATCGAGGACACGGAGTTTCAGAAGATCGTCGTCGCGACCCGGCAGGCCATCGAGTCGGACCCGCAACTGGCCCGCAAGGCGCACGGATTGACGAGTCATCTGATGGAAGAACTCGCGCGCACCGGGCCGGCGGCCCGGGCGCCTGACCAGGCCTGACGCGCTCAGCGGCCGGCCGGCGCGGGCATGTGGCCGGCCAGGGCCGTGCAGGGGTCGTCGCGCGATGCGGCCGGCGTGGCCCAGGTGGCGTCGAAGCGGCCGGAGGTGCGGTCGCCATCGGCCAGCAGGACGATGCTGCGCACGGTCAGGTGCGTGGGCAGGTGCTGCGGCACGCCGAGGGCGCTGTCGACATGGCCGGAACCCGCCAGCAGCACGGCGGTACGGCCGCTGACCACCGATTCGGCCATGACATGGGCCATGCTGCGGTCGCGGGCGATCTGCACCCGCAGCATGGCGGGGATGCGGCTTTCGGGCAGCAGTCCGCAGTGGCCGTCGCGCAGGGCGACGGCCAGCTGCGCGCGGGCGGGTTCGGCCAGTTGGGCGTCCAGCGACACATCGGCCATCGCCTTGGCCATGTCGGCCCGCGGCAGGTTGGCGCCCAGCACCGGTACGCCGGCCACGACGGCCGCAGTGATGGCGGGGGCGTAACGCTCCCAGGGCCAGGCCTTGTCGTCCCATTGCAGGGCCTGCCGGATGGACAGCGCGGCCGCGCTGCGCGGCAGGGCGGCGGTGCTGGTGCCGGCGGGGGCCATTTCGATGGCGAATGCGGCCAGGCGATCCCGGGCGGCGAGCTGGCGCAGGGCATCGGCCACCCGATCGATCTGTCCCGGCGCGTCGTGGCGTTCGCCGAACAGCAGCAGGTCGGGATCCTCGGCACTGGCGGGGCGGGTGCCGGCACTGGCACCGGCGCCGTCGCGGCGCATCCGGCCAGCATCAGGAAGGAAAAAGCGGCGGTGAGGGCGAGGAGTCGGCGGCGCATGGCCACACTATGCCCGGGTCGCACGCCAAAAAGAAACGCGCCGCCGGATCGCTCCGCGGCGCGTCTTGCGGCAAAAGCCGAATACGGGTTGGATCAGTGGACGATCACCGGGTTCTGCGCCAGCCCGGCGTAGCCGTCCAGCGTGTCTTCGACCTCTTCCTGGGTCGGCGTGTTCTTCTGCCAGTCGAGGATCTTCTCCTGGAACATTTCCGCCCAGGAGCCGTCGAGGTAGACCTCCTTGCCGGAGCGCTTGTCGACGATCTCGAAACCATGGCGCGCGAGTTGCGGGCCGGCGGTGTCGGGTGTGTCCTCGTCTTCGTCGGGGACCATGTGGACTACGACAAAGCTCTCGGAGTCATACAGCATCTGCATGGTGCTTGCCTTTCATCGGTCTCTGACAGATAGCAACCTTGATGCCAGTTTCAAGGGCGCCGGACTTTTCAGGAGGTTGCCGACAGAGCATAACCGGGTAGGACAAAGTCCTCGCGCGGCCGTTGCTTTCAAGGTCTTTCGGCCGATTCCAGGGTCTGCTCGATGTAGTCCCCGGTCTGCTGGGTGATGCGCATGCGCACCGGCAGATAGCCCAACGCCGGGGCGAACCACACTTCCACGCGGGTGTCGTATTCCTTGCGCGGCGCGCGTTCGAGCTTGATGGTGGGCTGGCTGCCGAGGCGCAATTGCAGGGTCTCCGGCGCGCCGACGACGAAGGACCAGTCGGCCAGGTCGCGCGGTCCGGCGGTGGGAATGGTGATGGTGCTGCCCTCCGGGTAGCGCCCGGGATCGCCGGCCAGTTGCGAGGACAGCTGCAGGAACACGCTCAGCCGGTCCTGCACGCCGGGCGGCAGGGGCATCTCCGGCGTGTTGGCGCTGAAGACGATGCGGTGCTGGTCCCGGTCGAAATGCGTGGCCTGCTCGCGCCTGGCCTTGTCGGCGAAGCGTTCGGGTTCGAGCCCGCCGGCGCCGATGGCGCCCTCGCTGGTCTGCACACGCGAGCCGATCAGGAAGGCGCTGACTTCCATGCGCGCCGAGTAGCGCGCGCCGTCCTGCTGCCAGAGCAGTTCGGCGCCGGCGTGGTAGAGCAGCTTCTTGTATTCGCCCTGCATGTCGTACTTCAGGCGCACCGATTGCGGCAGGCCGACCGGTGGTGGCGGGGCGGTGCTGGCCACTGCCGGCTCGGCGGGTGTTTCGGCGGGCGCGGCGGTTTCGGGCGGTGCGCTGGCGGCTTCGGTGGATGCTGGCGCGGCCATGCTGTCCGTGCCGGTATCGGCGGCGGTGGTGGTGGCGGTGTCGGTGCTGGTTTCGCTGGCGGCCGGCTCGGCTGCCGGCGCGGGGACGGCCGGCGCCGGCGGCGTGACCGGCCGGGGGCGCGGGGGCGGCTTGGGCGGTGCCGGAGGCGGCGCGGGCAGCACGCGGGTGACGAGGTGCAGCGTCTTCTCGTCCAGCGCCTGGCCGCGGCTCGAGCCCATCGGCAGCCAGCCCAGCACCGCCAGATGCGCCAGCAGCACCGCCGCCGCCAGCAGGACCAGGCAGGCGATGGGGCGCCGGGTGGGCGTCAGGGCGGGCAGGGAGAACAGGCGCATGGGCGGCGAGGCGGCGTCAGGGGGGCGTCACGGGAGGCCAGAGGCTGCGGCGACAATCGACCGATGAAACTCGCGACCTATCAGGACGGATCGCGCGACGGCCAATTGGTGCTCGTGTCGCGCGATCTGGCTTCGGCTCATTATGCGACCGGTGTCGCCAGCCGCCTGCAGGCGGTGCTGGACGACTGGAACTTCCTCTCGCCGCAGCTGCAGGACCTCTACGACGAACTCAACGCCGGCCGGGCCCGGCATGCATTTCCCTTCGATCCGCGCCACTGCATGGCGCCCCTGCCGCGCGCCTACGGCCATTTCGAAGGCGGTGGTTTCGCGCAGGCCCAGGCCATGCTGCAAGCGGCCGCGGGCACCGATGCCGCGGCGCCGTCCGAACCGCGCATGGCACGCCTGGGCGGCGGCGAACTGCTGGGCGCGACCGAATACCTGCGTTTGCCGCGCGGCGGACTGGAGGCCGACTTCGAAGCGGGCCTGGCCGTCGTCACCGGCGACATTCCGGCCGGCTGCACGGCCGAGCGCGCCATCGAGGGCATCCGGCTGGTCCTGCTGGCCAACGGCCTGGCCTTGCGCGGCCCGGGCGAGGAGGCGGCCGCATTCGACGCACGACCGGCGACCGCGTTCAGCCCCGTGGCGGTGACCGTCGATGAGCTGGGCCCGGCCTGGTCGGGCGGACGCCTGAACGGCACGCTGCAGACGGTGTGGAACGGGCGCAAGGTCGGCCTCAACGAAGCCGGCCCGGAGATGGACTTCCACTTCGGCCAGTTGATCGCCCGTGTCGCGCGCAACGGCCGGCTGCGCGCCGGCACGCTGGTGGGCTGCGGGCCGGTGAGCAACAAGGCGGTGCCGCGCGAGGGCGCCAGGGAAGGCCGGCGCGCGGCCAAGGCGGCAGCCGCCGCGGCCGCCTTGGAGTGGCCGCGCGGCTATGCCTGCATCGCCGACAAACGCGCGATGGAGACCTTGCAGGACGGCAGCGCCAAGACCGGCTGGCTGCAGCCGCACGACACGATCCGCATCGAGATGAAGGGCCGCGACGGGCTGTCGATCTTCGGTGCCATCGAGCAGGAAGTGACGGTCGGCGGGAGCACCGCCGTGGCCGCGGGCTGAGGGCTTCAGCGCGCCGCGGTGGGCGGACGGCGCGAGCCGTCGTCCTGCAACTCGTCGTCGCGCAGCACCGTGCCCGACGCATCCCAGATGCGCTCGCGCACCAGCCGGCCGCGCGGGTCGTACACCGTCTCCGACTTGGGCCGGCCCTGCATGTCGAACTGCCGGTGCGTGCCGACGGGCGTAGGCGCGTAGCGGCCGGTGTCGATGTAGCTGCCCTCGGCCGACAGCACGCCGTTCTCGAAATAGTCCTGCGTTTCCAGGGTGCGGTTGCTGCCGCTGCTGGTGTAGCGCGCCTTGCTGCGCGGCTGGCCGTTGAGATAGAAGGTCTGTTCGCTGGACAGCTCGCCCTGCAGCCAGCGGCGCTCGCGGGTCAGCGAGCCGGTGGCGGAAAACTCCTGCTCGCGGTCGCGCTGGCTCACCCCGTCGCGCAGCGCCCAGTGCACTTCGCGGCGGCGCACGCCGTCGGTGCCGAAGATGCGTTCGATGCGGCCGGCGGCCTGGAGTTCTTCCTGGGTGGCGGGCTGGCCGTTGTCCTGGAAGGTTTCATAGCGCACACGCTTGCCGTTGAGGAAGGTGGCGCGTGCCCGGAGCGCGCCGTTCTCGGCGACGAAGCTCACCTGCGAGCTGCGCGACGCGAAGCCGCAGAGCCGGGCATCGTCGACGGCCGGGCCCAGCAGCGGGCGGTCGGCGCAGCGCAGCGAGCGCAGGTCGCCGCGGCGGGTGAATTCGGCGTAGGCCAGCTCGCCCTCGGGGCCGTAGAAGCTGGCGCGCTGCAGCCGGCCGTCGGGGTGGAAGCTGCGGCTCAGGCCTGCGAGGTTGCCGTTGTCGAAATTGCTCTCGCGCAGCACCTGGCCGTTGGCGCCGTACTCGCGGCTGCGGCCCTGCGGATTGCCCTTGTCGTTGAGGACCTGTTCGCGGCTCAGGCGGCCATTGCTGAACTGGCGCACGGTGCCGGCCAGGCGGCCGTTCTGCACTTCTTCCTCGCGCACGAGCTGCCCGCTGGCCTCGTCGCGGCAGCGCAGCACGCCCGAGCGGCCCTGCAGGCTGCTGCGTTCGGCGGGCTGGACGGCCACGCCGTTGACTTCGCACAGGGTCGCGCCGCAGGCGCCGTGCATCGCCAGCAGGCCCGCCAATGCCACCGCAGCCGCAGTGCTGCTGCGGGCGCCTGGCCGCACCGGGCGTCGGGCCGACCGCGTTCTCTTGCGCATCTCCTGGAATTCGCTTTCGTGTCGATTGCTGCGCAGGTCCCATGCCGGCGAGCGAATCGAGCTTAGCAGCCACTATCGTGGGAAGCCGCGATACAGCGACACTCGTTACATCACGA contains the following coding sequences:
- a CDS encoding ChaN family lipoprotein, with protein sequence MRRDGAGASAGTRPASAEDPDLLLFGERHDAPGQIDRVADALRQLAARDRLAAFAIEMAPAGTSTAALPRSAAALSIRQALQWDDKAWPWERYAPAITAAVVAGVPVLGANLPRADMAKAMADVSLDAQLAEPARAQLAVALRDGHCGLLPESRIPAMLRVQIARDRSMAHVMAESVVSGRTAVLLAGSGHVDSALGVPQHLPTHLTVRSIVLLADGDRTSGRFDATWATPAASRDDPCTALAGHMPAPAGR
- a CDS encoding BTH_I0359 family protein, which codes for MQMLYDSESFVVVHMVPDEDEDTPDTAGPQLARHGFEIVDKRSGKEVYLDGSWAEMFQEKILDWQKNTPTQEEVEDTLDGYAGLAQNPVIVH
- a CDS encoding DUF3108 domain-containing protein, coding for MRLFSLPALTPTRRPIACLVLLAAAVLLAHLAVLGWLPMGSSRGQALDEKTLHLVTRVLPAPPPAPPKPPPRPRPVTPPAPAVPAPAAEPAASETSTDTATTTAADTGTDSMAAPASTEAASAPPETAAPAETPAEPAVASTAPPPPVGLPQSVRLKYDMQGEYKKLLYHAGAELLWQQDGARYSARMEVSAFLIGSRVQTSEGAIGAGGLEPERFADKARREQATHFDRDQHRIVFSANTPEMPLPPGVQDRLSVFLQLSSQLAGDPGRYPEGSTITIPTAGPRDLADWSFVVGAPETLQLRLGSQPTIKLERAPRKEYDTRVEVWFAPALGYLPVRMRITQQTGDYIEQTLESAERP
- a CDS encoding fumarylacetoacetate hydrolase family protein, with amino-acid sequence MKLATYQDGSRDGQLVLVSRDLASAHYATGVASRLQAVLDDWNFLSPQLQDLYDELNAGRARHAFPFDPRHCMAPLPRAYGHFEGGGFAQAQAMLQAAAGTDAAAPSEPRMARLGGGELLGATEYLRLPRGGLEADFEAGLAVVTGDIPAGCTAERAIEGIRLVLLANGLALRGPGEEAAAFDARPATAFSPVAVTVDELGPAWSGGRLNGTLQTVWNGRKVGLNEAGPEMDFHFGQLIARVARNGRLRAGTLVGCGPVSNKAVPREGAREGRRAAKAAAAAAALEWPRGYACIADKRAMETLQDGSAKTGWLQPHDTIRIEMKGRDGLSIFGAIEQEVTVGGSTAVAAG
- a CDS encoding toxin-antitoxin system YwqK family antitoxin, coding for MRKRTRSARRPVRPGARSSTAAAVALAGLLAMHGACGATLCEVNGVAVQPAERSSLQGRSGVLRCRDEASGQLVREEEVQNGRLAGTVRQFSNGRLSREQVLNDKGNPQGRSREYGANGQVLRESNFDNGNLAGLSRSFHPDGRLQRASFYGPEGELAYAEFTRRGDLRSLRCADRPLLGPAVDDARLCGFASRSSQVSFVAENGALRARATFLNGKRVRYETFQDNGQPATQEELQAAGRIERIFGTDGVRRREVHWALRDGVSQRDREQEFSATGSLTRERRWLQGELSSEQTFYLNGQPRSKARYTSSGSNRTLETQDYFENGVLSAEGSYIDTGRYAPTPVGTHRQFDMQGRPKSETVYDPRGRLVRERIWDASGTVLRDDELQDDGSRRPPTAAR